From Nicotiana tabacum cultivar K326 chromosome 20, ASM71507v2, whole genome shotgun sequence, one genomic window encodes:
- the LOC107759621 gene encoding 7-deoxyloganetin glucosyltransferase-like, producing the protein MGSIGAEFSKPHAVCIPYPAQGHINPMLKLAKILHHKGFHITFVNTEFNHRRLLKSRGPDSLKGLSSFRFETIPDGLPPCDADATQDIPSLCESTTNTCLGPFRDLLAKLNNTNTSNVPPVSCIVSDGVMSFTLAAAQELGVPEILFWTTSACGFLGYMHYYKVIEKGYAPLKDAADLTNGYLETTLDFIPGMKDVRLRDLPSFLRTTNPDEFMIKFVLQETERARKASAIILNTFETLEAEVLESLRNLLPPVYPIGPLHFLVKHADDENLKGLRSSLWKEEPECIQWLDTKEPNSVVYVNFGSITVMTPNQLVEFAWGLANSQQTFLWIIRPDIVLGDASILPPEFVEETKNRGMLASWCSQEEVLSHPAIGGFLTHSGWNSTLESISSGLPMICWPFFAEQQTNCWFSVTKWDIGIEIDVKRDEVESLVRELMVGEKGKKMKKKAMELKELAEASAIEHSGSSYENIEKVVNDILLSSKH; encoded by the exons ATGGGTTCCATTGGTGCTGAATTTTCAAAGCCACATGCAGTTTGCATACCATATCCTGCCCAAGGCCATATAAACCCTATGTTAAAGCTAGCCAAAATACTTCATCACAAAGGCTTTCACATAACTTTTGTCAACACTGAATTTAACCATAGACGTCTCCTTAAATCTCGTGGCCCTGATTCTCTCAAGGGTCTTTCTTCTTTCCGTTTTGAGACCATTCCTGATGGACTTCCGCCATGTGATGCAGATGCCACACAAGATATACCTTCTTTGTGTGAATCTACAACCAATACTTGCTTGGGTCCTTTTAGGGATCTTCTTGCCAAGCTCAACAATACTAACACATCTAACGTCCCACCCGTTTCGTGCATCGTCTCCGATGGTGTCATGAGCTTCACCCTAGCTGCCGCACAAGAATTGGGAGTCCCTGAAATTCTGTTTTGGACAACTAGTGCTTGTGGTTTCTTAGGTTACATGCATTACTACAAGGTTATTGAAAAAGGCTACGCTCCACTTAAAG ATGCGGCTGACTTGACAAATGGATACCTAGAGACAACATTGGATTTTATACCAGGCATGAAAGACGTACGTTTAAGGGATCTTCCAAGTTTCTTGAGAACTACAAATCCAGATGAATTCATGATCAAATTTGTACTTCAAGAAACAGAGAGAGCAAGGAAGGCTTCTGCAATTATCCTCAACACATTTGAAACTCTAGAGGCTGAAGTTCTTGAATCGCTCCGAAATCTTCTTCCTCCAGTCTACCCCATAGGGCCATTGCATTTTCTAGTGAAACATGCTGATGATGAAAATTTGAAGGGACTTAGATCCAGCCTTTGGAAAGAGGAACCAGAGTGTATACAATGGCTTGATACCAAAGAACCAAACTCTGTTGTTTATGTTAACTTTGGAAGCATTACTGTTATGACTCCTAATCAACTTGTTGAATTTGCTTGGGGACTTGCAAACAGCCAGCAAACATTCTTATGGATCATAAGACCTGATATTGTTTTAGGTGATGCATCGATTCTTCCACCCGAATTCGTGGAAGAAACGAAGAACAGAGGTATGCTTGCTAGTTGGTGTTCACAAGAAGAAGTACTTAGTCATCCGGCAATTGGAGGATTCTTGACTCATAGTGGATGGAATTCGACGCTAGAAAGTATAAGCAGTGGGTTGCCTATGATATGCTGGCCATTTTTCGCTGAACAACAAACAAATTGTTGGTTTTCCGTCACTAAATGGGATATTGGAATCGAGATTGATGTAAAGAGGGATGAAGTGGAAAGCCTTGTAAGGGAATTGATGGTTGGGGAAAAAGgcaaaaagatgaagaaaaaggcaatggaattgaaggaattggcTGAAGCATCTGCCATAGAACATTCAGGGTCATCTTACGAGAACATTGAGAAGGTGGTCAATGATATTCTTCTTTCGTCCAAACATTAA